A stretch of Clostridium sp. BJN0001 DNA encodes these proteins:
- a CDS encoding helix-turn-helix domain-containing protein, giving the protein MNEVKAYYAIIPAEIRYDDKLKDKAKLLYGEITALTNDKGYCWASNSYFAELYKVTKETISRLIKNLSDRGYIRIEMVYKNREIIGRKIYIQKSIGIDKNINTSCQENQEPIDQKVKTLLTEKSNRIIQYNNTINTTVDNTISKDIVSSTEVQRVIDAWNGLNLTAIKKINSGTIRYKLLHARVKEYGIEDILKAIENIKKSSFLKGQNNRNWIITFDWFIKPNNFPKVLEGNYITKETPPPPAATKNEPKKLRFNNFKPREYDYDDLEKKLLGWDKND; this is encoded by the coding sequence ATGAATGAGGTAAAAGCTTATTATGCAATTATACCAGCTGAGATACGATATGATGATAAACTCAAGGATAAAGCAAAACTCCTTTATGGAGAGATTACAGCGCTTACTAATGATAAAGGCTATTGCTGGGCCAGTAATAGTTATTTTGCTGAACTTTATAAAGTTACTAAGGAGACTATTTCAAGGCTTATTAAGAACTTATCAGATAGGGGATATATAAGAATCGAAATGGTATATAAAAACAGGGAAATTATAGGAAGAAAAATATATATTCAAAAATCAATAGGTATTGACAAAAATATCAATACCTCATGTCAAGAAAATCAAGAGCCTATTGACCAAAAAGTCAAAACCCTATTGACAGAAAAGTCAAATAGAATAATACAGTATAATAATACAATTAATACTACAGTAGATAATACTATATCTAAAGATATAGTAAGTAGCACAGAGGTGCAACGTGTAATAGATGCATGGAATGGATTAAATCTTACTGCAATTAAAAAAATAAATTCAGGGACTATAAGATATAAGCTACTACATGCAAGGGTTAAAGAATATGGAATTGAAGATATATTAAAGGCTATTGAGAATATTAAAAAAAGCAGTTTCTTAAAAGGTCAAAACAATAGAAACTGGATAATAACATTTGACTGGTTTATAAAACCTAATAATTTTCCTAAAGTGCTTGAAGGCAATTATATAACAAAAGAAACACCTCCTCCTCCAGCAGCTACCAAAAATGAACCTAAAAAACTTAGATTCAATAATTTTAAGCCAAGAGAATATGACTATGATGATCTTGAAAAAAAGCTATTAGGATGGGATAAAAATGATTGA